A region from the Sphingomonas sp. S2-65 genome encodes:
- a CDS encoding lysophospholipid acyltransferase family protein — MASPSTASPDPRRAAAADGHRITLTFAERARMWRRVGLLLLAVLTHVPVHGAWRLFRLPSPWPRRFLGRVARIVGARVETIGTPRGRDVFYVSNHVSWIDILALGGASGTAFVAKAEIGAAPVVGWLAGLNRTVYVNRENRMGVAGQIEQLRAALDGNWAITVFPEGTTTDGKSLLPFKTPMLRVLEPPPPDVMVQPVLLDYGAAGEDIGWVGEESGLDNARRVLARRGSFPLRVHFLEPFDPADFPGRKAIAAESRRRIEAALTAALGHAPRPFAYVEQARSNPPPSEEKSV; from the coding sequence ATGGCGTCGCCCTCGACCGCAAGCCCTGATCCGCGGCGCGCGGCTGCCGCGGATGGGCACCGCATCACCCTGACGTTTGCCGAGCGGGCACGGATGTGGCGCCGCGTCGGCCTTTTGCTGCTGGCGGTGCTGACTCATGTGCCGGTGCACGGGGCCTGGCGGTTGTTCCGCCTCCCCTCGCCTTGGCCGCGGCGCTTTCTAGGCCGGGTCGCGCGGATCGTCGGAGCGCGGGTGGAGACGATCGGCACGCCGCGTGGGCGCGATGTGTTCTATGTCTCCAACCATGTCAGCTGGATCGACATATTGGCGCTGGGCGGCGCGAGCGGCACTGCTTTCGTCGCCAAGGCGGAGATCGGCGCGGCGCCGGTCGTCGGCTGGCTGGCCGGGCTGAACCGCACCGTCTATGTGAACCGCGAAAATCGAATGGGCGTGGCCGGGCAGATCGAACAATTGCGCGCCGCGCTGGACGGCAATTGGGCGATCACCGTCTTTCCCGAAGGCACCACCACCGACGGCAAGTCGCTGCTGCCGTTCAAGACGCCGATGCTCCGCGTGCTGGAACCGCCGCCGCCCGATGTAATGGTGCAGCCGGTTCTGCTCGATTACGGCGCGGCCGGCGAGGACATCGGCTGGGTCGGCGAGGAAAGCGGGCTCGACAATGCCCGGCGCGTGCTGGCGCGCAGGGGAAGCTTCCCGCTGCGGGTGCATTTCCTGGAACCGTTCGACCCCGCTGACTTTCCTGGCCGCAAGGCGATCGCCGCCGAAAGCCGCAGGCGGATCGAGGCGGCGCTGACCGCCGCGCTCGGCCACGCGCCCCGCCCCTTCGCCTATGTGGAACAAGCGCGCAGCAACCCTCCCCCTTCGGAAGAGAAGTCGGTATAG
- a CDS encoding Fur family transcriptional regulator, with translation MPRKIDLEALCQEKGLRITEQRKVIARVLSDAEDHPDVEKVYERASAIDPGISIATVYRTVRLFEEAGILDRHDFGDGRARYEPAPEAHHDHLIDVESGKVIEFVDPELELLQKQIAERLGFRLVDHRMELYGVALDRKP, from the coding sequence ATGCCCCGCAAGATCGACCTCGAAGCACTGTGCCAGGAAAAAGGCCTGCGCATCACCGAACAGCGCAAGGTGATCGCGCGCGTCCTGTCGGACGCCGAGGATCATCCCGACGTCGAGAAGGTCTATGAACGCGCCTCCGCGATCGACCCCGGCATCTCGATTGCAACGGTGTACCGCACGGTGCGCCTCTTCGAAGAGGCCGGCATCCTCGACCGCCATGATTTCGGTGACGGGCGAGCCCGCTACGAGCCCGCGCCCGAGGCGCATCATGACCATCTGATCGACGTCGAGTCGGGCAAGGTCATCGAGTTCGTCGATCCCGAGCTCGAGCTCCTGCAGAAGCAGATCGCCGAGCGGCTTGGCTTCCGCCTCGTCGATCACCGCATGGAGCTCTATGGCGTCGCCCTCGACCGCAAGCCCTGA
- a CDS encoding MucR family transcriptional regulator, whose protein sequence is MDSSSDIQETLISLTADIVAAHVSNNSVAVSDLPQLIQNVHGALTGLGSPPAEPEVKQEPAVSVRSSVKPDYIVCLEDGKKLKMLKRHLMTHYQMTPEQYRAKWNLPADYPMVAPNYAEQRRTLAKKIGLGTKRRKTR, encoded by the coding sequence ATGGACTCTTCATCGGACATTCAGGAAACGCTCATTTCGTTGACGGCGGACATCGTCGCGGCACATGTCAGCAACAACAGCGTTGCCGTATCCGATCTTCCGCAGCTCATTCAAAATGTTCACGGCGCGCTGACCGGTCTTGGTTCGCCGCCAGCCGAGCCCGAAGTGAAGCAGGAACCGGCCGTGTCGGTCCGCTCCTCGGTAAAGCCCGACTACATCGTCTGCCTGGAAGACGGTAAGAAGCTGAAGATGCTGAAGCGGCACCTGATGACGCACTATCAGATGACTCCGGAGCAGTACCGCGCCAAGTGGAACCTGCCGGCCGACTATCCGATGGTCGCGCCCAACTATGCCGAGCAGCGCCGGACGCTGGCTAAGAAGATCGGCTTGGGCACCAAGCGTCGCAAGACGCGCTAA
- a CDS encoding GNAT family N-acetyltransferase — MTRVQLTELREGGSQDIASVNAIMQDAFDPQFGEAWTGPQCLGMMSLPGVWLVIASAEGEDAGFALAREIAGDAELLLLATRRSAQRRGIGSALVRAILAEAQERGAQQLHLEVRAGNDAVRLYRSEGFDKVGERKDYYRGKTGQLFDAQTYARRLR, encoded by the coding sequence ATGACTCGTGTCCAACTGACCGAATTGCGCGAGGGCGGTAGTCAGGACATCGCATCGGTAAACGCGATCATGCAGGATGCGTTCGACCCGCAGTTCGGTGAGGCTTGGACCGGACCGCAATGCCTGGGCATGATGTCGCTTCCCGGGGTGTGGCTGGTCATCGCCAGCGCCGAAGGGGAAGATGCCGGCTTCGCGCTTGCGCGGGAAATCGCTGGCGATGCCGAACTGCTCCTGCTCGCGACCCGCCGTTCGGCACAGCGGCGCGGCATCGGCTCGGCGCTGGTCCGCGCGATACTTGCCGAAGCACAAGAGCGCGGAGCCCAGCAACTACACCTTGAGGTGCGTGCCGGTAACGATGCCGTCCGGTTGTACCGGAGTGAAGGCTTCGACAAAGTTGGTGAACGCAAAGACTATTATCGGGGCAAGACCGGTCAATTGTTCGATGCACAGACCTATGCTCGAAGGTTGCGCTGA
- the tsaB gene encoding tRNA (adenosine(37)-N6)-threonylcarbamoyltransferase complex dimerization subunit type 1 TsaB, whose amino-acid sequence MTTLVIETATAACSVALLRDGAVVAHRHEVVGRGHAERLIPMVAELPAQGRPDHILVDVGPGSFTGVRVGLAAARGLAIGWGCAVRGYSSLALLAASAFHADSDLESLAVVLEGGHGEVFMQSFASSPFREESPLASYLPVAALEALGGRRAIGSGVPRLAALQAGLDLREALPDAADAIRLPAAFAALPPRPLYGRAPDAKTLAERGLA is encoded by the coding sequence GTGACTACCCTCGTCATCGAAACGGCCACCGCCGCCTGCTCGGTTGCGCTGCTGCGCGACGGGGCGGTCGTGGCACACAGGCACGAAGTCGTCGGCCGCGGCCATGCCGAGCGGCTGATCCCGATGGTCGCGGAACTGCCCGCCCAGGGCCGGCCCGACCATATCCTGGTCGATGTAGGTCCGGGCAGTTTCACCGGCGTGCGTGTCGGACTGGCGGCGGCGCGGGGGCTGGCGATCGGCTGGGGCTGCGCGGTGCGGGGCTACTCATCGCTTGCGCTGCTCGCCGCGTCGGCTTTCCACGCCGACTCAGACCTCGAGTCGCTTGCTGTCGTCCTCGAAGGGGGCCACGGTGAAGTCTTTATGCAGAGCTTCGCGTCGTCTCCGTTTCGGGAGGAAAGCCCGCTTGCGTCGTACCTTCCGGTCGCCGCGCTCGAAGCGCTGGGCGGGCGGCGGGCCATCGGCAGTGGCGTGCCCCGCCTCGCAGCGTTGCAGGCCGGCCTCGACTTGCGTGAGGCATTGCCCGATGCGGCGGACGCCATACGCCTTCCGGCGGCTTTCGCCGCGCTGCCGCCGCGCCCGCTCTACGGCCGCGCGCCCGACGCTAAGACGCTCGCCGAGCGAGGGCTGGCATGA